The proteins below come from a single Beutenbergia cavernae DSM 12333 genomic window:
- the aspS gene encoding aspartate--tRNA(Asn) ligase — translation MRPPVSPSRRTLAAELAAASPGGVVTLRGHVHRRRELARVTFLVVRDRSGLAQVVIRPDDGVPAVPPEETPVEVTGVATANAQAPGGVEITTPTITALSDAAATPPVELWRPKLDASLPVLLENAAVAWRHPVMRARWEIAAASLKGFRSYLDARAFTEVRSPKLVATATESGANVFGVDYFGRPAYLAQSPQFYKQQLVGVFERVYEVGPVFRAEPHDTVRHLAEYTSLDVELGFIEGHRDVLAVLRGALASMVDAVRSTASDAVELLGLTLPAIPAEVPVIHFAEALARVGAAPDEPDLAPEHERALGEWARDELGSDVLAVEGYPMRKRPFYTHPWTGAEPGGPWSNSFDLIFRGVELVTGGQRLHRHADYLTAIRARGEEPSEYRHYLSAFEHGMPPHGGFAIGLERWVSRLVGAANVREVTLFPRDLHRLTP, via the coding sequence ATGAGACCACCCGTATCCCCGAGCCGGCGCACGCTCGCCGCCGAGCTGGCCGCAGCCTCGCCCGGCGGCGTCGTGACGCTCCGAGGGCACGTCCACCGACGGCGGGAGCTCGCCCGCGTGACGTTCCTGGTCGTCCGCGACCGGTCCGGCCTCGCCCAGGTGGTCATCCGTCCCGACGACGGCGTCCCGGCGGTTCCGCCGGAGGAGACACCGGTGGAGGTGACGGGGGTGGCGACGGCGAACGCGCAGGCTCCGGGCGGCGTCGAGATCACGACGCCGACCATCACCGCGCTGAGCGACGCCGCGGCCACGCCGCCCGTGGAGCTGTGGCGGCCGAAGCTCGACGCGTCGCTGCCCGTGCTGCTCGAGAACGCGGCGGTGGCGTGGCGGCACCCGGTGATGCGCGCTCGGTGGGAGATCGCGGCGGCGTCCCTGAAGGGCTTCCGGTCGTACCTCGACGCGCGCGCCTTCACGGAGGTCCGCAGCCCCAAGCTCGTCGCCACGGCCACGGAGTCCGGGGCGAACGTGTTCGGCGTCGACTACTTCGGCCGCCCCGCGTACCTCGCGCAGAGCCCGCAGTTCTACAAGCAGCAGCTCGTGGGCGTGTTCGAGAGGGTGTACGAGGTCGGACCGGTGTTCCGGGCCGAGCCGCACGACACCGTGCGGCATCTTGCGGAGTACACGTCGCTCGACGTCGAGCTCGGCTTCATCGAGGGTCACCGTGACGTCCTGGCGGTGCTGCGCGGGGCGCTCGCCAGCATGGTCGACGCCGTACGGAGTACGGCTTCCGACGCCGTCGAGCTCCTCGGCCTCACGCTCCCCGCCATCCCCGCCGAGGTGCCGGTCATCCACTTCGCCGAGGCGCTGGCGCGCGTGGGCGCGGCACCGGACGAGCCCGACCTCGCGCCCGAGCACGAGCGGGCACTGGGCGAGTGGGCGCGCGACGAGCTCGGCAGCGACGTCCTCGCCGTCGAGGGCTACCCGATGCGCAAGCGGCCCTTCTACACACATCCCTGGACGGGGGCCGAGCCTGGTGGCCCCTGGAGCAACAGCTTCGACCTCATCTTCCGGGGCGTCGAGCTGGTGACCGGGGGACAGCGGCTGCACCGCCACGCGGACTACCTGACGGCGATCCGAGCGCGCGGGGAGGAGCCGTCCGAGTACCGGCACTACCTCTCCGCGTTCGAGCACGGCATGCCGCCGCACGGCGGCTTCGCGATCGGGCTCGAGCGGTGGGTCTCGCGGTTGGTCGGTGCGGCCAACGTCCGGGAGGTCACGCTCTTCCCGCGTGACCTGCACCGGCTGACGCCGTGA
- the rpsF gene encoding 30S ribosomal protein S6 — translation MRNYELMIILDPEVDERTVAPSLDKFLSVIKTGGGSVDNVDIWGKRRLAYEINKRAEGIYAVVNLTATPDLAKELDRQLGLNEAVLRTKLIRPDAH, via the coding sequence ATGCGTAACTACGAACTGATGATCATCCTCGATCCCGAGGTCGACGAGCGCACCGTCGCTCCGTCGCTCGACAAGTTCCTGTCCGTGATCAAGACCGGTGGCGGGTCCGTCGACAACGTCGACATCTGGGGCAAGCGCCGCCTGGCCTACGAGATCAACAAGCGCGCCGAGGGCATCTACGCCGTCGTCAACTTGACGGCGACGCCGGACCTCGCGAAGGAGCTCGACCGCCAGCTCGGCCTCAACGAGGCTGTCCTGCGCACGAAGCTCATCCGCCCCGACGCTCACTGA
- a CDS encoding helix-turn-helix transcriptional regulator codes for MIDRAGLAEFLRGRRGVLQPEDVGLPRGQRRRTRGLRREEVALLCHMSTDYYSRLERERGPQPSEQMIASIAQGLHLSRDEHDHLFRLAGHQAPARNSGSHHVSPGMLRIFDRLADTPAEIVTELGETLRQTPLGVALVGDLTRFTGPARSIGYRWFTDPTVRDLYPAEDHAFYTRMYASGLRGVLALRGPDSRAAHLAELLTAQSEEFRIVWKKHEVGITPNEVKRFQHPTVGLLEVSCQILHDPEQSHSLLVYTATPGSESYEKLQLLSVVGATPSSA; via the coding sequence ATGATCGATCGCGCAGGGCTGGCGGAGTTCCTCCGCGGCCGCCGGGGGGTGCTGCAGCCGGAGGACGTCGGACTCCCGCGTGGGCAACGTCGTCGGACCCGCGGGTTGCGGCGGGAGGAGGTCGCGCTGCTGTGCCACATGTCGACCGACTACTACTCGCGGCTGGAACGGGAGCGCGGCCCGCAGCCGTCGGAGCAGATGATCGCGTCGATCGCGCAGGGGCTGCACCTCTCCCGCGACGAGCATGACCACCTCTTCCGCCTCGCCGGACACCAGGCCCCAGCCCGAAACTCGGGGAGTCACCACGTGAGCCCCGGGATGCTGCGGATCTTCGACCGGCTCGCCGACACCCCGGCCGAGATCGTCACCGAGCTCGGCGAGACGCTCCGGCAGACGCCGCTCGGCGTCGCGCTCGTCGGTGACCTGACCCGGTTCACCGGGCCGGCGCGGAGCATCGGATACCGCTGGTTCACGGACCCGACCGTTCGGGACCTCTACCCGGCCGAGGATCACGCGTTCTATACGCGGATGTACGCCTCAGGGCTCCGCGGTGTGCTCGCCCTGCGCGGGCCGGACTCCAGGGCCGCGCACCTCGCGGAGCTGCTCACGGCCCAGAGCGAGGAGTTCCGCATCGTGTGGAAGAAGCACGAGGTCGGCATCACGCCGAACGAGGTGAAGCGGTTCCAGCACCCCACCGTCGGGCTGCTCGAGGTGAGCTGCCAGATCCTCCACGACCCGGAGCAGTCCCACTCCCTCCTCGTCTACACGGCCACGCCGGGGAGCGAGAGCTACGAGAAGCTCCAGCTCCTCTCGGTGGTGGGGGCGACGCCGTCGTCGGCCTGA
- the rplI gene encoding 50S ribosomal protein L9: MTTKLILTHEVTGLGEPGDVIEVKDGYARNYLVPRGLATTWTKGAEKQVAAIRGARSKRAIATAADAAAVRDKLEATTVRISARAGESGRLFGAVTTSDIAAAVSSAGGPTLDRRKIEVPAPIKTLGSFRVHVRLHADVSADLDVEVVPSA, encoded by the coding sequence ATGACCACGAAGCTCATCCTCACGCACGAGGTCACCGGTCTCGGTGAGCCCGGCGACGTCATCGAGGTCAAGGACGGGTACGCCCGGAACTACCTCGTGCCGCGCGGTCTCGCGACCACGTGGACCAAGGGCGCCGAGAAGCAGGTCGCGGCGATCCGTGGCGCTCGCTCGAAGCGCGCGATCGCGACCGCCGCCGACGCTGCCGCGGTGCGCGACAAGCTCGAGGCCACGACCGTCCGCATCTCCGCCCGTGCGGGCGAGAGCGGCCGGCTGTTCGGTGCGGTGACGACGTCGGACATCGCCGCGGCGGTCTCGTCCGCCGGCGGCCCGACGCTCGACCGCCGCAAGATCGAGGTCCCGGCGCCGATCAAGACGCTCGGCTCGTTCCGCGTGCACGTCCGGCTCCACGCGGACGTCTCGGCGGACCTCGACGTCGAGGTCGTTCCCTCGGCCTGA
- a CDS encoding MATE family efflux transporter — MRGRDRTREGDASPSGTGLAPGERRRLDRQILALAVPALGALVAEPLFVLVDSAIVGHLGTAQLAGLSLASTLLVTIVGLAVFLAYATTAAVARRVGAGQVREAMQSGVDGMWLATGLGVVLAGVLLVVAPWAVGAMGGADDVARHAVVYLRWSSLGLPGMLIVLASTGVLRGLQDTRTPLWVAAGGAALNAVLNVVLVYGAGLGIAGSGIGTAIAQTAMGAVLAVVVVRGARRHGASLRPAAGGIWANARAGAPLFVRTLSLRLAILVTVFVATGLGEVTLAGYQVVNAVWLLAAFALDALAIAAQALVGHGLGAGDVPRVRALLRRSLQWGVGAGAVLGVVMAAGGWWFALLFTTDPQVRTAVALGMAVCGLLLPMAGWVFVLDGVLIGAGDGRYLAWAGMLTLVAYVPFALAVRAWAPDGAAGLAWLWLAFAGVFMAARALTTGLRARGSRWMVTGV; from the coding sequence GTGCGCGGACGAGACAGGACCCGGGAGGGCGACGCCTCGCCGTCGGGCACCGGCCTCGCGCCCGGCGAACGACGGCGGCTCGACCGCCAGATCCTCGCCCTCGCCGTCCCCGCGCTCGGCGCGCTCGTCGCCGAGCCGCTGTTCGTGCTCGTCGACTCCGCGATCGTCGGCCACCTCGGCACCGCGCAGCTCGCCGGGCTCTCGCTCGCGTCCACTCTGCTCGTCACGATCGTCGGACTCGCGGTGTTCCTGGCGTACGCGACGACGGCGGCCGTGGCCCGGCGCGTCGGCGCCGGCCAGGTGCGGGAGGCGATGCAGTCCGGCGTCGACGGCATGTGGCTCGCCACCGGCCTCGGCGTGGTCCTCGCCGGCGTGCTGCTCGTCGTCGCCCCGTGGGCGGTCGGCGCGATGGGCGGGGCCGACGACGTCGCTCGCCACGCCGTCGTCTACCTGCGCTGGTCCTCGCTCGGCCTGCCAGGGATGCTGATCGTCCTCGCCTCGACCGGGGTGCTGCGCGGCCTGCAGGACACCCGCACACCGCTGTGGGTCGCGGCGGGCGGCGCCGCCCTCAACGCCGTCCTCAACGTGGTGCTCGTGTACGGCGCCGGGCTCGGCATCGCGGGCTCCGGCATCGGCACGGCGATCGCGCAGACGGCGATGGGTGCGGTGCTCGCCGTGGTCGTGGTGCGGGGCGCCCGGCGACACGGCGCCTCGTTGCGCCCCGCCGCCGGCGGCATCTGGGCCAACGCCCGCGCGGGCGCACCGCTGTTCGTCCGGACGCTCTCGCTGCGCCTGGCGATCCTGGTCACGGTGTTCGTCGCCACCGGGCTGGGCGAGGTGACGCTCGCGGGGTACCAGGTCGTCAACGCCGTGTGGCTGCTCGCGGCCTTCGCCCTCGACGCCCTCGCGATCGCCGCCCAGGCACTCGTCGGGCACGGTCTCGGCGCCGGCGACGTCCCGCGCGTCCGCGCCCTCCTGCGCCGCTCCCTGCAGTGGGGGGTGGGCGCGGGCGCAGTGCTCGGCGTCGTCATGGCGGCCGGCGGCTGGTGGTTCGCGCTGCTGTTCACGACCGACCCGCAGGTGCGGACCGCCGTCGCCCTCGGGATGGCCGTGTGCGGGCTGCTGCTCCCGATGGCGGGCTGGGTGTTCGTGCTCGACGGCGTCCTCATCGGCGCCGGCGACGGCCGCTACCTCGCGTGGGCCGGCATGCTCACGCTCGTCGCGTACGTGCCGTTCGCGCTCGCCGTCCGGGCGTGGGCTCCCGACGGCGCCGCCGGACTCGCGTGGCTGTGGCTCGCCTTCGCCGGGGTCTTCATGGCGGCCCGGGCGCTCACCACCGGGCTGCGCGCGCGGGGGTCCCGCTGGATGGTCACCGGGGTCTGA
- a CDS encoding single-stranded DNA-binding protein, which yields MAGDTVITVIGNLTADPELRFTPSGAAVANFTVASTPRTFDRQTNEWKDGDTLFLRCSIWREAAENVAESLTKGMRVIAQGRLVQRSYETREGEKRTVVELQVDEVGPSLRYATAKVTRASRGGGGGGFGGGGGGGQGGGYGGGQGGGYGGNQGGGQGGNQAQGEDPWAAGGSSSFGDEPPF from the coding sequence ATGGCAGGCGACACCGTCATCACCGTGATCGGCAACCTCACGGCCGACCCCGAGCTGCGTTTCACGCCGTCCGGAGCCGCCGTCGCCAACTTCACGGTGGCGTCCACCCCGCGCACCTTCGACCGGCAGACCAACGAGTGGAAGGACGGCGACACGCTGTTCCTGCGCTGCTCGATCTGGCGCGAGGCCGCGGAGAACGTGGCGGAGTCCCTGACCAAGGGCATGCGCGTCATCGCGCAGGGCCGCCTGGTGCAGCGCTCGTACGAGACCCGCGAGGGCGAGAAGCGGACCGTCGTGGAGCTCCAGGTCGACGAGGTCGGCCCCTCGCTCCGGTACGCCACGGCCAAGGTCACCCGCGCCTCGCGCGGTGGCGGAGGCGGCGGCTTCGGCGGTGGCGGTGGCGGCGGCCAGGGTGGCGGCTACGGCGGCGGTCAGGGTGGCGGCTACGGCGGCAACCAGGGCGGCGGTCAGGGTGGGAACCAGGCCCAGGGCGAGGACCCGTGGGCCGCGGGCGGCTCGAGCTCGTTCGGCGACGAGCCCCCCTTCTAG
- the rpsR gene encoding 30S ribosomal protein S18: MAKPVLRKPKKKSNPLKSAKIEAIDYKDTVLLRKFISDRGKIRARRVTGVSVQEQRAIAKAVKNAREMALLPYSSSAR; this comes from the coding sequence ATGGCGAAGCCCGTTCTTCGCAAGCCCAAGAAGAAGTCGAACCCGCTGAAGTCGGCCAAGATCGAGGCGATCGACTACAAGGACACCGTCCTGCTGCGGAAGTTCATCTCCGACCGCGGCAAGATCCGCGCTCGCCGCGTGACCGGCGTGTCCGTGCAGGAGCAGCGCGCCATCGCGAAGGCCGTCAAGAACGCCCGCGAGATGGCGCTCCTGCCGTACTCGAGCTCGGCTCGCTGA
- a CDS encoding Pr6Pr family membrane protein: MPPAGRTVTERAGSATAIRAWHGVLAVVVAAALIAQIVLLFTGGQDANSGQTEDELGAGVRLARLFSYFTIQSNIVVLAAAIGLVLRPHRDGRVWRVLRVDSLLAIAITGLVFTFVLLPMVQLSGLALWVSFALHAFSPVWTIVGWFLFGPRPRIDLATIGWAFAWPVAWIVFTFVRGAATDWYPYPFLNAAELGLGVALRNTAGVLVLAAVLALVFRAADRLPVIRPRPRI, from the coding sequence ATGCCTCCAGCGGGACGGACCGTGACCGAGCGCGCCGGGTCGGCGACGGCGATCCGTGCGTGGCACGGGGTGCTCGCCGTCGTCGTCGCGGCGGCCCTGATCGCGCAGATCGTGCTGCTCTTCACGGGTGGGCAGGACGCGAACAGCGGGCAGACCGAGGACGAGCTCGGCGCCGGCGTGCGCCTGGCGCGGCTGTTCAGCTACTTCACGATCCAGAGCAACATCGTGGTCCTCGCCGCGGCGATCGGGCTGGTGCTGCGGCCGCACCGGGACGGTCGCGTGTGGCGGGTGCTCCGGGTCGACTCGCTCCTCGCGATCGCGATCACCGGCCTGGTCTTCACGTTCGTGCTCCTGCCGATGGTCCAGCTGAGCGGACTCGCGCTGTGGGTCTCCTTCGCTCTCCACGCGTTCTCGCCGGTGTGGACGATCGTGGGCTGGTTCCTGTTCGGGCCGCGGCCGCGGATCGACTTGGCGACGATCGGATGGGCCTTCGCGTGGCCGGTGGCCTGGATCGTGTTCACGTTCGTGCGCGGTGCCGCCACCGACTGGTACCCGTACCCGTTCCTGAACGCCGCCGAGCTGGGCCTCGGCGTGGCGCTGCGGAACACCGCGGGCGTGCTCGTGCTGGCGGCGGTGCTCGCGCTCGTGTTCAGAGCGGCCGACCGGCTCCCCGTGATTCGCCCGCGCCCGCGCATCTGA
- a CDS encoding nucleotidyltransferase domain-containing protein: MTGLPPPTPQPLSAWPLPPAEFERWYGGWDPISLADVARFMAGFDSPWWVVGGWALEKFTPLDRAHDDLDISVASHDADHLRRFLRDRGWTTWNMDSGWLRPYDERFREIRPSSSIWVRADAGSPWVLDVPLTPFRDGQWTNKKLPDQAMSLDDATWVSDDGLRYLNPEIVLFMKAAQARDKDTADAEAVLPLLDDRRRAWLRSSIASTAPHHPWASLG, translated from the coding sequence GTGACCGGCCTGCCTCCGCCTACACCGCAGCCCTTGTCGGCGTGGCCGCTCCCTCCCGCGGAGTTCGAGCGGTGGTACGGCGGCTGGGATCCGATCAGCCTCGCCGACGTTGCACGGTTCATGGCCGGGTTCGACAGCCCGTGGTGGGTCGTCGGGGGCTGGGCGCTGGAAAAGTTCACGCCGCTCGACCGCGCCCATGACGACCTCGACATCTCCGTCGCATCCCACGACGCTGACCACCTTCGACGATTCCTCCGCGATCGTGGCTGGACGACGTGGAACATGGACTCGGGCTGGCTGCGCCCCTACGACGAGCGCTTCCGCGAGATTCGTCCCTCCAGCAGCATCTGGGTGCGTGCCGACGCCGGGTCGCCCTGGGTGCTCGACGTTCCTCTGACGCCGTTCCGGGACGGACAGTGGACGAACAAGAAGCTCCCGGACCAGGCCATGTCTCTGGACGACGCGACGTGGGTGTCCGACGATGGCCTGCGTTACCTCAACCCCGAGATCGTGCTCTTCATGAAGGCCGCTCAGGCGCGGGACAAGGACACCGCTGACGCGGAGGCGGTGCTCCCGCTCCTGGACGACCGGCGACGCGCCTGGCTGCGGTCGAGCATCGCGAGCACGGCGCCTCACCACCCGTGGGCATCACTGGGCTGA
- a CDS encoding SDR family oxidoreductase encodes MTRRQDDISVPDLSGRRAVVTGASDGVGLAIATRLAGAGAEVVMPVRNARKGEAALTRIRERHPAAKLVLRELDLSSLASVAALGETLRADGAPIHLLVNNAGVMTPPERQTTADGFELQFGTNHLGHVALTAHLLPLLKAGRARVTSQASIAARRGAINWDDLNWERSYDGMRSYRQSKIAVGLFGLELSRRSRAAGWGITSNISHPGVAPTSLLAARPEVGRGQDTRDVRLIRWLSARGLIVGTVESAKLPALLAATSPEAKDGGFYGPQWPGNMGGPPGSQRLWAPLRRDADAARLWSVSEELTGVTFA; translated from the coding sequence ATGACCCGCAGGCAGGACGACATTTCGGTTCCCGACCTCTCGGGAAGGCGAGCGGTGGTCACGGGCGCGAGCGACGGCGTCGGGCTGGCCATCGCGACCAGGCTCGCCGGCGCGGGTGCCGAGGTGGTCATGCCGGTCCGGAACGCACGCAAGGGTGAGGCGGCGCTCACGAGGATCCGCGAGCGGCACCCGGCGGCGAAGCTCGTGCTGCGGGAGCTGGACCTGTCCTCGCTGGCCTCGGTCGCCGCACTCGGCGAGACGCTGCGCGCCGACGGGGCTCCGATCCACCTCCTCGTCAACAACGCGGGTGTCATGACTCCGCCTGAGCGGCAGACCACCGCCGACGGGTTCGAGCTGCAGTTCGGCACGAACCATCTGGGTCATGTGGCGCTGACGGCCCATCTGCTGCCGCTGCTGAAGGCGGGACGCGCCCGGGTGACTTCGCAGGCGAGCATCGCGGCGCGTCGTGGCGCGATCAACTGGGACGACCTGAACTGGGAGCGCTCCTACGACGGCATGCGCTCGTACCGGCAGTCGAAGATCGCGGTCGGGCTGTTCGGCCTCGAGCTCAGCCGCCGCAGTCGGGCCGCTGGGTGGGGGATCACCAGCAACATCTCCCACCCCGGCGTCGCTCCGACCAGCTTGCTCGCGGCGCGCCCCGAGGTGGGCCGCGGGCAGGACACGCGCGACGTGCGGTTGATCCGCTGGCTCTCGGCACGCGGCCTGATCGTGGGCACCGTGGAGAGTGCGAAGCTCCCGGCGCTCTTGGCGGCGACCTCGCCGGAGGCGAAGGACGGCGGGTTCTACGGGCCGCAGTGGCCGGGGAACATGGGAGGTCCGCCTGGGTCGCAGCGCTTGTGGGCGCCCTTGCGCCGGGACGCGGACGCCGCGCGCCTGTGGTCGGTGTCCGAGGAGCTGACGGGCGTCACCTTCGCGTAG
- the dnaB gene encoding replicative DNA helicase: MTAVDAEPRSDFDRTPPQDVAAEQSALGGMLLSKDAIADVVEVLRAQDFYRPAHEMVYEAILDLYGRGQPTDAITVSDELTKRGLLARVGGSAYLHTLISAVPTAANAGYYARIVRERSVLRKLVEAGTRIVQLGYATDGGDVDELVNTAQAEIYAVTERRTSEDYRPLRDIINGTMDEIEHAVNRSGGLVGVPTGFAELDRLTNGLHPGQMIVVAARPAMGKSTLSLDIARAASVKHGMASAIFSLEMSSNEIVMRLLAAEAGVPLQKLRKGPMEDRDWTRLASTMSAVSDAPLFIDDSPNMSLMEIRAKARRLKQRHGLRLVIIDYLQLMSSGKRVESRQQEVSEFSRALKLLAKELEVPVIAVSQLNRGAEQRTDKRPQMSDLRESGSIEQDADMVILLHRDDAYEKESPRAGEADVIVAKHRNGPTDTIVVAFQGHYARFVDMAQESSAGGAW, translated from the coding sequence ATGACCGCCGTCGACGCCGAACCGAGGTCAGACTTCGATCGCACCCCGCCGCAGGACGTGGCGGCTGAGCAGAGTGCGCTGGGCGGCATGCTGCTGTCGAAGGACGCGATCGCCGACGTCGTCGAGGTGCTGCGCGCGCAGGACTTCTACCGCCCGGCGCACGAGATGGTCTACGAGGCGATCCTCGACCTGTACGGGCGCGGTCAGCCGACCGACGCCATCACGGTCTCGGATGAGCTGACGAAGAGGGGCCTACTGGCCCGGGTCGGCGGGTCGGCCTACCTGCACACGCTGATCTCGGCGGTGCCGACGGCCGCGAACGCCGGGTACTACGCGCGGATCGTGCGGGAGCGGAGCGTGCTCCGCAAGCTGGTCGAGGCGGGCACGCGGATCGTGCAGCTCGGGTACGCCACCGACGGCGGCGACGTCGACGAGCTGGTCAACACCGCCCAGGCCGAGATCTACGCCGTCACGGAGCGCCGCACGAGCGAGGACTACCGGCCGCTGCGGGACATCATCAACGGCACGATGGACGAGATCGAGCACGCCGTGAACCGCAGCGGCGGGCTCGTGGGAGTGCCCACGGGGTTCGCCGAGCTCGACCGGCTCACGAACGGGCTGCACCCGGGTCAGATGATCGTCGTCGCGGCACGGCCCGCGATGGGCAAGTCGACGCTGTCGCTGGACATCGCCCGGGCGGCGTCGGTGAAGCACGGCATGGCTAGCGCGATCTTCTCCCTGGAGATGAGCAGCAACGAGATCGTCATGCGCCTGCTCGCCGCGGAGGCTGGGGTGCCGCTGCAGAAGCTGCGCAAGGGTCCGATGGAGGACCGCGACTGGACGCGGCTCGCGTCCACGATGAGCGCGGTGTCCGATGCGCCGCTGTTCATCGACGACTCGCCGAACATGTCGCTGATGGAGATCCGGGCGAAGGCGCGGCGGCTCAAGCAGAGGCACGGGCTGCGGCTCGTGATCATCGACTACCTGCAGCTCATGAGCTCGGGCAAGCGGGTGGAGTCGAGGCAGCAGGAGGTGTCGGAGTTCTCCCGGGCGCTCAAGCTCCTCGCGAAGGAGCTCGAGGTGCCGGTGATCGCGGTCTCGCAGCTGAACCGTGGTGCCGAGCAGCGGACCGACAAGCGGCCGCAGATGAGCGACCTCCGCGAATCGGGCAGCATCGAGCAGGACGCGGACATGGTGATCCTGCTGCACCGCGACGACGCGTACGAGAAGGAGTCTCCGCGCGCGGGCGAGGCAGACGTCATCGTGGCGAAGCACCGCAACGGCCCCACGGACACCATCGTCGTGGCCTTCCAGGGGCACTACGCGAGGTTCGTCGACATGGCGCAGGAGTCCAGCGCCGGTGGGGCCTGGTAG
- a CDS encoding GNAT family N-acetyltransferase translates to MTSLARFRLTAAETGPALRALCEWTPPDAPVGGLHPGDVGWYLRLDDAAVHLWTDGGTPAAVGFLDGPVLRVTTAPGADLAALAEDAEALLVDGNDSSDGLPVPGWDRAEDSWTVLSWTPREVSSRAVQVTEANAADRVMVHRSAWPGSTFTLDRWHAMKGSPAGALAVETLVRTPAGEPAATATGWFAGVGRCGLLEPVGTHADHRGHGYGRHAVLGACAALVDRGASAVAVVTPSSLAPAVALYRSAGFTLLRENRDWVRPGGT, encoded by the coding sequence ATGACGTCCCTCGCGCGATTCCGCTTGACCGCCGCCGAGACCGGCCCGGCGCTGCGCGCGCTCTGCGAGTGGACGCCGCCCGATGCCCCGGTCGGCGGCCTCCACCCGGGCGACGTGGGGTGGTACCTCCGGCTCGACGACGCCGCCGTCCACCTCTGGACCGACGGCGGGACGCCGGCGGCGGTCGGCTTCCTCGATGGTCCGGTGCTGCGCGTGACCACGGCGCCCGGCGCCGACCTCGCAGCGCTTGCAGAGGACGCCGAGGCGCTCCTGGTGGACGGCAACGACTCCTCCGACGGCCTGCCGGTGCCGGGGTGGGATCGCGCGGAGGACTCCTGGACGGTGTTGTCGTGGACGCCGCGGGAGGTGTCGAGCCGGGCTGTGCAGGTGACTGAGGCCAATGCCGCCGACCGGGTCATGGTGCATCGGTCCGCGTGGCCCGGATCGACGTTCACCCTTGATCGTTGGCACGCGATGAAGGGCTCACCGGCCGGCGCCCTGGCCGTGGAGACGCTCGTGCGCACGCCGGCGGGCGAGCCCGCAGCGACTGCGACGGGCTGGTTCGCGGGCGTCGGCAGGTGCGGGCTGCTCGAACCCGTCGGCACGCATGCCGACCATCGCGGGCACGGCTACGGTCGCCACGCCGTCCTCGGCGCCTGCGCGGCCCTCGTCGACCGGGGCGCGAGCGCCGTCGCCGTCGTGACCCCCTCCTCGCTCGCTCCTGCCGTGGCGCTCTACCGGTCGGCCGGGTTCACGCTCCTGCGCGAGAACCGCGACTGGGTCCGGCCCGGAGGCACGTGA